GCTTCGGTTTCGATCCGGGGAAAGAGCGGAGCGGCCTCGCCCAGCTGGTGCTCCGCCGGCATCGCCGTCCACGGCGCGCCCTCCGCGAAGGTCTTGGGGAAGGGCAGCCGCAGCTGGGCGTAGATCTTCTCGCCGGTGAAGGGCATAAAGGGCGCGACCCACATGCCGATCAGCCTCAGGCAATTGAAGACGTTGTAGAGCACCTGCGCGAGGCGGGCCTCTTTGCCCTCCTTCTTGAGCGTCCAGGGCGCGCTGCTGTCGATGTATTTGTCGACGGCGCCGATCAGGTCCCAGATCGCCTCGAGGGCCAGGTGGCACTGGATATCGCCCTGCAGGTAGTCCATCGCCTGGCGCACCTTCTTGCCGGTCTCGCCGGCCTTCAGGATCAGCGGCTTGTCGGCCTCCGCGGCCTCGCCGGGCTTGAGTAGGCCGTTGAAGTACTTCTTCGCCATCCCCATCGAGCGGTTGAGGACGTTGCCCAGGTCGTTGGCCAGGTCGGCGTTGTAGCGCTTGATGAAGTCTTCCCAGGTGAAGTTGCCGTCGGCGCCGAAGCTGGAGCCGCGCAGCAGGTAGTAGCGCAGGGCGTCCGGGCCGTAGACGTCGGCCACGTCCAGAGGGGTGACGACGTTGCCGAGGCTCTTGCTCATCTTCTCGCCCTTCAAATACACGAAGCCGTGGCCGAAGACCGTCTTGGGCAGCGGTAGGCCGGCGCTCATCAGCATGGCGGGCCAGATCACGCAGTGGAAGCGGGTGATGTCTTTGCCGATCACGTGAAGGTCCGCCGGCCACCACTTTTCGAAGCGGGCCGGGTCGTCCGCGTAGCCCACCGCCGTCAGGTAGTTGATCAGGGCGTCGAACCAGACGTAGACCACGTGGCCCGCGTCGTTCGGCAGCGGGATCCCCCACTCGAAGCCGGAGCGCGAGACCGAGACGTTCTGCAGCCCTCCCTTGATCAGGCTGACGATCTCGTTGCGGCGGATCTCGGGCACGATGAACTCGGGGTGCGCGGCGATGTGGTCGAGCAGCGGCTGCTGGTACTTGGAGAGCTTGAAGAAGAAATTCTTCTCGCTGAGCCACTTCGGCTTTGTCTTGTGGTGCGGACACAGGCCCTCGACCAGGTCCTTCTCGGTATAGAAGGCCTCGCAGGACTCGCAGTACCAGCCCTCGTAGAGGTCCTCGTAGATGTCGCCCGTCTTCAAGATGGCGTCGAAGAGCTTTTGCGTGGCCTTGTGATGCCGCGGCTCGCTGGTCTGAATGAAGTCGTCGTAGCTGATGCCCAGCTTTTTCCAGATCTCGGTGAACTTGCCGCGCATCTCGTCGCAGTAGGCCTTCGGGTCCATGCCCTTCTCACGGGCCGCCTTGAGCACGTTGGTGGAGTGCTCGTCGTTGCCCATCTGAAAGTGCACCTCGCGGCCCGCCAAGCGCTGGAAGCGGGCGAGGGCGTCGGCGCCGATCTTCTCGTAGGCGGTGCCCAGGTGGGGGACGGAGTTGACGTAGTCGATGGCGGTGGTCAGGTAGAAACGGGTCATAGTCGGCTTTCGAGCGGTTCTTTGAAAAACATCAGCAGGCGCGGCAGATGCAGCTTGGGATTGGCATTCTGCCGCATTTCGCGGCGGAACTCTAGGATT
This genomic window from Deltaproteobacteria bacterium PRO3 contains:
- the metG gene encoding methionine--tRNA ligase → MAGFGKAVGRSRAIGPRRGLRLGPKPERGGAPDALPREPAARIPPPPLRRGLPRAPLRAADLRGENPRVPPRNAAECQSQAASAAPADVFQRTARKPTMTRFYLTTAIDYVNSVPHLGTAYEKIGADALARFQRLAGREVHFQMGNDEHSTNVLKAAREKGMDPKAYCDEMRGKFTEIWKKLGISYDDFIQTSEPRHHKATQKLFDAILKTGDIYEDLYEGWYCESCEAFYTEKDLVEGLCPHHKTKPKWLSEKNFFFKLSKYQQPLLDHIAAHPEFIVPEIRRNEIVSLIKGGLQNVSVSRSGFEWGIPLPNDAGHVVYVWFDALINYLTAVGYADDPARFEKWWPADLHVIGKDITRFHCVIWPAMLMSAGLPLPKTVFGHGFVYLKGEKMSKSLGNVVTPLDVADVYGPDALRYYLLRGSSFGADGNFTWEDFIKRYNADLANDLGNVLNRSMGMAKKYFNGLLKPGEAAEADKPLILKAGETGKKVRQAMDYLQGDIQCHLALEAIWDLIGAVDKYIDSSAPWTLKKEGKEARLAQVLYNVFNCLRLIGMWVAPFMPFTGEKIYAQLRLPFPKTFAEGAPWTAMPAEHQLGEAAPLFPRIETEAK